The window CGCGCCGTCTTCCAGCACGGGCTCACCCATGGCGGGAACGATGTCGCGGCTTTCGATGACCCAGCCGCCCGCGGTGGCGTCCCACTGGTAGGAGACGATGTTGTCGAGGTTCTTGGGGCCGCCGGTGCAAGGCGTCACGATCAGGGTGCCGGTGGTGGCCGTCTGATTCGGGATTTTCAGCAGCCAGCGACCTTGGGTCGGTGCCGTGGTGAAGGTGAGCGCCACGCCGGTGGCGGTGGCAGTGGGAGCGTGGTCCAGCGTGATGGTGGAGCCATTCACGGCGGCCACCTTGGTGTCGGCGGGGATGCCGGTGCCGGTGACGGCTTGGCCGACCGTGATGCCGATGGCGCTGGTCACGACCACATCGAACTCAAGCTCGGTGGTATTCGCCGTGGTGTTCACCGGTGGAAAGGATTCCACCAGCTTGGTCACTGTGAAATTGCCGCCGGAGATTTCCGCGGAGCCATCGCTCTGGATGCGGCCGACTGCGGTCACGAGGTCGCTGCCGGCGGCTGCCACCGGAACGTAGACGAAGGCGATCGGGTCGCGTTCGAGGCCGGTGCCATCGCTCTCATTGTCCTTGAGCGTGACGTTGAAGGAGCCGTTCGCATTGTCAGAGGAGAGCGCGTAGTTGTCCTCGTTCTTTTGGCCGGTGACGAGCAGCACGCCATTTTGAGAGGTGGCGGGAATGCCACGCCAGTTCAGGGTGCTCAGGTTGATGACGAAATTGCCACCGGCGTTGTCGATGAAGTGGGTGCCGTTGACGATGCCGGGAGTGGCGGTGAGGATGTCCTGCACGCCGCCATTGGTGCCGGAGGAGTTCTTGGTGTGTCCGCCGAGCCAGCCTTCATGGAAGGGGAAGTAGGCGGCCGCGAGGTTCATGTTGAACTCGTAGTTGTTCGGCGCCGAGGAGAGCGGGATGAAGAAGTAGGCACCGCTTCCCGTTCCGCTGATATCGGACAGAGGGGTAACGTATTTGGTGCCTGCCTGGGGCGGTGTGTCGCCGCCAGCGGTGTTGTCGCGACCGTTTTCGCGGACGGAGGTGATCATCACGCCGTTGGCCGGGTCGGTGTCGTAGCCGAACCTTACGTCGAAGTCGCCGCGATTGGCGCCGGTGCAGCTGAAGTTCGGCGTGCTGCCGGGTGCGACGGCGATGGAAACCGCGGGATCGATCTCGGTCAGACCGCGGTTGGAGTTGTTGAGCTGGATGACGTCGAGGTTGCCGTATTCAAGAGCCGGCAGGCCTCCTGTTAGACAAAGTGCGGCGGACGATGCCGCAATAAAGTTTATTCTCATGACGGGGCGCATGAAGCGAAACCCGTTTCATAACCGACGACACTCGCACTGAAACAGTTTGGTAACTTGTTCTACATCAATGTCTCGAAACCGTAACATGGGTTTCCGGGACGCGTGACGTGACTGCCACGTGAGGATGGAACGCACTTTGACAGAGCGAGTTCCACTGCGGCCATGCGGCCATCTAACAGATCACTCGGGGGTTCCAACGCCACCGCCATCGTAGGGCAGGATGCTAAATCGGAAGAACTCCTTCGTTTCGTCGATGGGTTGCTCGACGTCCTTCAGTTCGCCATCGCCAAGAAATTCTAACAGATTGCTCCAATCCACCAGGTTGATCGACTGTTGGAGGACGTAGCGGACGTCAGGAATCGTTTCCATGCCGAGGGTGACCGTGCCGCTTTCAAGGTCGGTGCTGAAGCTGTTGATCACTGGCGCACCTCCCGGAAGCACGGCGGTCATGCTGGGTGCCGCGTCGTTGGTGTCATTCGCGTCACCGGTGCCATTGTAGATCCACGGTGCCACGAAAACCGATCCTGTCGCAGCGGGTGCCGTGAAGTTGAGAGTAACGGTGGTGGTGCTGCCGTTCGCCAACGCGGAGACCGGGACGGTCAGCAGGTTTTCGATCACGCTTCCCGCAGGTGCGGAGCCATTGAAGGTGGCATTCGGCGGCAATTCGACTTCCAGGCTGGAAGCGGAGGAGTCGTTCGGCCCGTGATTTGTGATTGTGTAGGTGACGGTGAAGCTGGAAGCCAGATCGACGGCAAGCGGTGCATCCACGCTTAGCGCCAAGTCGGTGCTGGATGTGTCCGGCACCACGGTGAAGCCGACATCATTGCCGACCGGTCCACCGTCGCCATTGGCCTGATAGGTGACCTGCAAGGCGAGCCCATTGCCGATGGGGACGACTCCACCTTCCGGCAAGTTGTGGAAGGTGCCATGGATCGGATCGGTGCCATCGTTCAGCAAGAGAAAGAATGAGTCATTCTCGACAAGAACGGGGTCGCTGCCGAGGAGGAGGTCACCATCAAGGGTTACCGTTCCTTCCACCCGCATCTGATTGTACTCCAGCATCGGCGTGGTGCTGGCGAGGTAGAACTCGATTTCAGCCGAGCGATCCAAGGTGAAGTCGCCGGTCACATGCAATTGGCCGTCGTAGTCGGGGAGGACATAGGCACCTGCTTTGGCGTGGACGTTGCCATCGACGAATCCATTGCCCTCCAGATAGCCGGACACGGTGAGATCGCCGAGGAGGGAGCCATAGACATTGGCGAAATAGCTGGAAGGAACGTTGACTGGCACGGTCATGGCCGAGGCATCAAGCGTGGCGTCTGTTTCGATGAAGAAGGAATGGGAAGTGCTCCAAGCGGCATTGTTCGCGATACGAAAGGTGCCCTCGTAGGCATCGCTGTAGCCGGTGAAGGAGTTCGTGCCGCTAAGGACGACGGTGCCGGTCCCCGTTTTTTCGAGGCTCATGCTCCCGCTCAGCGGGCCGGTGATTTCCAGTGCGCCATCTGCATCGAAGGAGAGGGTGGTGGAGGTGGTTTGGGGATTGGCGCTCTGGCTGATGCCGCCGGAGATGCGGGCTTCCACTGCGGCAGGGCCGTCCGGCACCTGAATCTCCCGGTGCAAGTTCGTTTGGCCGTTGTTGAGTTGAAGCGGGTTTTGGAAATCGACCGTGTGAGTTGCGGTGTGGCTGCCCAGCACCAGATCGCCGTAGGTGGTGAAGCCAGAATGGGTGAGCGACAGGAATGGTGGTGAGATCTGTCCCCAGACGAAGGTGGAGCCTGCGCCGCCGATATTGACGATGCGATCCGCGCCATAGGCAGCGAAGCCTGCGCCGGCAGAGGTCTCCAAGCGCACTTCGCCGGGGCCGCTGCCGAGGGCGCGCGTGAAGTTACCGTTGCCGAGCTCCAACACGCCAAAGTTGTCGAGCCAGAGATTACCGGCAGGAAGCGAGGCGGTGCCTCGCAGCGAAAGAGTGTGATGCGAAACGATGCCACCTGACGGTGCGAACACGGTGGCCCAGCCGATCATGAGATCGCCGCCGGTGCCGGAAGTGGTGCCGGATAGCACGGTGGTGCCGCCGGAGCCGAAGAACGAAGTGATCCCGCTGCCCCAGGCGACGTTGCCTGTTAGATCGAGCACGGTGGTGCCATCAGCGCGGATCGATCCTCCGGTAGTGCCGAAGGAGACATCGCGTGGCATCGAGAAGGAGCTGGACGCAAGCAGGCAGCCGCCCTTGATGGCCAAGGGTGCAGTGCTGTCGCCGAGCGCGCTATCGGCGGGGATGGAGAGGATGCCTCTTTGGATCGTGGTGGATCCTCCATAGGTGTTTCCCGCGGCGAGCTTTAGCGCTCCATTGCCTATCTTCGTGACGTTGAAAATTTCGCTGCCGTCGTCGATCGCGCCGGTGACATCGAGCACGGCGGAGCTGGAGATGTCCGTAGTGCCATTGACGACGTTGAAGACGAGGTCTTGATCAAGAACGAAGCCGTCGCTGTGAACGAGTGTGCCAGGAGCAAGTGCCGAGTAGGGAAAAGTCGTTTCGGCGGCCAGGGGAGAGAGGAGTACGGCGACGGCTGAGGTTCCAGCAAAGAGGCCGCCCGGGGAGGGTAAGAATGGCATCATTCGATGCCGCAAGCATAGTTTCGGGAAGGCTAACGGAAAAGCCCTTTATCCCGCTGCGATGGACGATGAGCTTACTTCGGTCGCTTCCATGCGTTGGAGTCGCGCGTGTCGCCATCGGGGATGATGGCGATTTCTTCCGGTTGGATCGGGAAGGTGACGTTGGGCGATCTTGCTTCAGGGCCGATGCCGAGCGCTGGGAGAGGAGAGTCTACGGGCAAGGCGTGGTCGTTGCCGAGGCGCGGATCTTCGATGTGGTTTCCTTCCGGCAGGGGGACTGCGTTGGCTCCTTCCCTCCAGGGCTGCCGCGTGTTCCAGAAGACATTTCGCTGCACCATCGGAGAGCCGTAGCTCTTGGCCGAGATCCGGTCTTCGTTGAGCAACGACTGGGCAATGCCTCTTTCCGAAGTCGAGAAGATGTTTCCGGTCACTTGCGGTGAAACCTTCCCGCAGAGGGACAGGCTCACGCGTTTGTTATCCATGAATAGGTTCCGCTCGATCTTGTCGGTGCTCTCATTCCAGCAGGAGATGCCGCTGATCTCATTCCGGACGATCACGTTACTGGTGATCTCTCCCGCGGTGTCGCCAGAGGCGTAGATGCCACAGCGAGCATTTTTTTGAATCAGGTTTTTGGTGAGCTTCGGCGAGCAGTCGTCGTAACGAATGCCGTGCCATGCCGAGCTCTCGATAATGCATTCCGCGACGGTCACGGCGCGCGAGCGAGGGCGGATGGAGATGCCCGCGTAGTAGCAGTTCCGCACCGTGCAATCGAGGATGTCTGCCTGACATGAATCGCCGAGGACGATGCCGGTGTTCCATGCGGCGGCTACCAGGCAAGCGGTCATCCTGAGATGGGCATCCTTGGCCTCGATGCCATTGCCCACCGATCCGACGAGAGCGCAGTTCCAGAGATTCAATTCGCACCGCTCGGCGGAAATCAACGAGGTCTCAACCAATCCTCCTTCCGGGGGAGGAGTGCCTCTCATCGAGAGTGAAATGCCCTGGATGTTCACAATACCCTGCGTCTCGATTTTGATGGCCGGCAGCATGGCTTGCTCTGGCGGAATCTCGGGCTTCTCGTAATCACCGCGGTCCAAACCGTTTTTGGCGAGATAAGGGCCTTGAACCACGATGCGGGTCTTTTCCCTGCCGGAGCCGATCAAGGTAACCGGTTTGCGAATGGTGACGCGCTCCAGATAGGTGCCTTCGGCCAAGTGGATCACCGCGTTGTCAGGTGCGGCATTCAAGGCTTCCTTGAGCGTGGCAAATTCTCCCAGCCCATCGACGGATACGGCAGGTGGAGCCGTCTCCGGAGAAGGCCGGGATTTGAACGCGAAGATCGCCGCGTAGGCGCCGATGCCAGCAAGCAACGACAGGGCCATGACGGTGCCGCGTTTGCGCATGGATGGAATGACCCAATGGAGGATCAGAACGGCGACGACGAGTATGGAGAGGATCAGGACCGCGCCCTTTTCGAGACCCGAGGTCAGCCATGCGGCGATCAGGAGGATGGCCGGAGCGGAGTGGAGCAGCTGGCTCTTGAGAAACTCGAGGCGTGAAGGTCGCGGTTGTGGGGCGGCTGTGACTTCGCGCGTCACTTGGCCGAGCACGGTGTTGAAATCGCCCACGGTCTGGAATCTTCGTTCGGGCTCGGCTTCTAGTGCGCGAAGGACCACTTCATCCAGCCGCACATCGATTTGAACGCGGCGTGATGGTGCTACGGGAAATGTAGTAGGTCGCTCACCGGTGAGCATTTCGTAGAGGACCACGCCGAGGGCGTAGATGTCGGCGCGATGGTCGATGGCCTGGGCGCCGCCGTTTTGTTCGGGGGCCATGTAGTGCGGGGTGCCGGCGCGCTCGGCGGCATCTCCGGCCAAGGTGGCGATGCCGAAGTCGGCGATCTTCACGCGGCCGTCGCGATCCAGCAGGATGTTCTCCGGCTTGATGTCGCGGTGGACGATGCCGTGGTCGTGGGCGAACTGCAGGGCCTCGCAGATCGGAGGGATGATGGCGAGGGCTTGCTCGGGAGCCATCTTGCCGTCGCGGAGCAGGTCGCGGAGGTTCACGCCATTGATGAACTCCATGACGAGGTAGTAGAGGCCGCCGGTTTCGCCGAAGTCGTGGATGGTGACGATGTGCGGGTGGCTCAGCTTGGCGAGCATCTCGGCTTCTTTGGCGAAGCGGGCATCGCGTTCGCGTTCCGGGGCGAGGATCTTGATCGCGACGAGGCGGTTCAGTGATTTCTGGCGGGCCTTGTAGACGACACCCATGCCGCCGCGGCCGAGGCATTCGAGGATTTCGAACTGCGGGAATTTTTCGGCGATTTCCTCCGGCGCGGGCGGCGGTGGAATTTCGCGTGGTGCCCGGTCTTCATCGAGTGTCCGCGATGCAATCGCCTGGGCCATCAGGCAGGCGGGGCAGACCTCGCTGCCGGCGGGGAGGGGCTTGCCGCATTCGGGGCATGAGTTGGTGGGATTCATCTCAAGGCTCACTCACCCGAAAGCGAAAAGACGTTACAGCCTAGCGACGGCGTTCCTGCCAATCCCGCATCGCGCCACCGAGTTCCGCTAGCGTGTCGGTGGCGGTGGTGATGGGGCCTTTCGCCAAGGCACGCTCCGCGGCGCGGCCGCAGAGCCACGCGGCGAGGGAGGCGGCGTCGGCGGGTTTCATCCCTTGTGCGAGGAATGCTCCGGCGACTCCGGAGAGGACATCGCCCTGTCCGCCAGAGGCCATGCCGGCGTGGCCGGTGGGATTGAAGCGGGTCGCTTCGCCCGGGGCGGCGACCAAGGTGCGCGCGCCTTTCAAAAGGAGCGTGCAGGGATGGCGCGCGACGAAGGCCTGCGCCGCCTCAAGGCGATCTTTCTCCGCTAGGTCGGGTGCCAAACGGCGGAACTCGCCGGGGTGGGGGGTGATGAGGTGACGGCTTTCTAACAGGGCCATCTGTCCGGCCGAGACGAGGATGTTCAGCGCGTCGGCATCGAGAACTGCGGGTGGGTGGGGCTTGGCCAATGCGGCGAGGAGATCGGTTTGCTGGCTCTTGCTCATGTTCCCGATACCGGGGCCGATCACGAGCGCATCGTGCCCGGCGGAGAACGCATCGGCCACGGGCTTCCGGGAGACCTTCACCATTACCTCGGGAGGCATGGGGGCGGCCAGCGAGGGGAGAAATTCCGGCTCAACGTGCAGGGTTACCAAGCCAGCTCCTGCGCGAAGGGCAGCGGTGGCGGCGAGGATGGCGGCACCGGTCATGCCCGGGGAGCCAGCGAGCAGGCCGATCCTGCCGGCGTCGCCTTTATGGAAATCGTGGGGCCGCGGGGAAAGCAGGCCGGTGAAGTAGTCCGGGCAGAAGAACTCGAGCGCGGAACCGTCCGGAGGAGGAAGGTCGGCGAGTGGCACCAGCAGGATCCGGCCGGCGCTGGCGATGCCTGCCGGGGTGCTGAGGCCGAGCTTCGCAACTCCTACGGTG is drawn from Luteolibacter sp. Y139 and contains these coding sequences:
- a CDS encoding NAD(P)H-hydrate dehydratase, which codes for MSFVTGAAMRSLEEAVFRRGVSAESLMDLAGEGIARRLIDHFPRPRRAVAYIGKGNNGGDALVALRHLREAGWQIALKAAYPETDWGVLPRRKRRELGDLPSAIPEGQGPLLLLDGLLGIGARGTLREPLARLAEEMAWLRNSHGAIVAAMDLPSGIDADAGEGQGVIADLTLTVGVAKLGLSTPAGIASAGRILLVPLADLPPPDGSALEFFCPDYFTGLLSPRPHDFHKGDAGRIGLLAGSPGMTGAAILAATAALRAGAGLVTLHVEPEFLPSLAAPMPPEVMVKVSRKPVADAFSAGHDALVIGPGIGNMSKSQQTDLLAALAKPHPPAVLDADALNILVSAGQMALLESRHLITPHPGEFRRLAPDLAEKDRLEAAQAFVARHPCTLLLKGARTLVAAPGEATRFNPTGHAGMASGGQGDVLSGVAGAFLAQGMKPADAASLAAWLCGRAAERALAKGPITTATDTLAELGGAMRDWQERRR
- a CDS encoding autotransporter-associated beta strand repeat-containing protein, whose amino-acid sequence is MMPFLPSPGGLFAGTSAVAVLLSPLAAETTFPYSALAPGTLVHSDGFVLDQDLVFNVVNGTTDISSSAVLDVTGAIDDGSEIFNVTKIGNGALKLAAGNTYGGSTTIQRGILSIPADSALGDSTAPLAIKGGCLLASSSFSMPRDVSFGTTGGSIRADGTTVLDLTGNVAWGSGITSFFGSGGTTVLSGTTSGTGGDLMIGWATVFAPSGGIVSHHTLSLRGTASLPAGNLWLDNFGVLELGNGNFTRALGSGPGEVRLETSAGAGFAAYGADRIVNIGGAGSTFVWGQISPPFLSLTHSGFTTYGDLVLGSHTATHTVDFQNPLQLNNGQTNLHREIQVPDGPAAVEARISGGISQSANPQTTSTTLSFDADGALEITGPLSGSMSLEKTGTGTVVLSGTNSFTGYSDAYEGTFRIANNAAWSTSHSFFIETDATLDASAMTVPVNVPSSYFANVYGSLLGDLTVSGYLEGNGFVDGNVHAKAGAYVLPDYDGQLHVTGDFTLDRSAEIEFYLASTTPMLEYNQMRVEGTVTLDGDLLLGSDPVLVENDSFFLLLNDGTDPIHGTFHNLPEGGVVPIGNGLALQVTYQANGDGGPVGNDVGFTVVPDTSSTDLALSVDAPLAVDLASSFTVTYTITNHGPNDSSASSLEVELPPNATFNGSAPAGSVIENLLTVPVSALANGSTTTVTLNFTAPAATGSVFVAPWIYNGTGDANDTNDAAPSMTAVLPGGAPVINSFSTDLESGTVTLGMETIPDVRYVLQQSINLVDWSNLLEFLGDGELKDVEQPIDETKEFFRFSILPYDGGGVGTPE
- a CDS encoding pectinesterase family protein, with the protein product MNPTNSCPECGKPLPAGSEVCPACLMAQAIASRTLDEDRAPREIPPPPAPEEIAEKFPQFEILECLGRGGMGVVYKARQKSLNRLVAIKILAPERERDARFAKEAEMLAKLSHPHIVTIHDFGETGGLYYLVMEFINGVNLRDLLRDGKMAPEQALAIIPPICEALQFAHDHGIVHRDIKPENILLDRDGRVKIADFGIATLAGDAAERAGTPHYMAPEQNGGAQAIDHRADIYALGVVLYEMLTGERPTTFPVAPSRRVQIDVRLDEVVLRALEAEPERRFQTVGDFNTVLGQVTREVTAAPQPRPSRLEFLKSQLLHSAPAILLIAAWLTSGLEKGAVLILSILVVAVLILHWVIPSMRKRGTVMALSLLAGIGAYAAIFAFKSRPSPETAPPAVSVDGLGEFATLKEALNAAPDNAVIHLAEGTYLERVTIRKPVTLIGSGREKTRIVVQGPYLAKNGLDRGDYEKPEIPPEQAMLPAIKIETQGIVNIQGISLSMRGTPPPEGGLVETSLISAERCELNLWNCALVGSVGNGIEAKDAHLRMTACLVAAAWNTGIVLGDSCQADILDCTVRNCYYAGISIRPRSRAVTVAECIIESSAWHGIRYDDCSPKLTKNLIQKNARCGIYASGDTAGEITSNVIVRNEISGISCWNESTDKIERNLFMDNKRVSLSLCGKVSPQVTGNIFSTSERGIAQSLLNEDRISAKSYGSPMVQRNVFWNTRQPWREGANAVPLPEGNHIEDPRLGNDHALPVDSPLPALGIGPEARSPNVTFPIQPEEIAIIPDGDTRDSNAWKRPK